The genomic interval TCGTAGTGATCGGTCGCCGCGATACGGTGCTTTACGCCCGCGGCTACGGGCACGTCACCTGGAGCGCAAAGTCGCGCGTGCCCGATCCGGATTCGACGCTCTGGGACCTTGCGTCGCTCACCAAGGTGGTGGCCACCACCGGCGCGGTGATGCGCCTGGTGGACGCGGGGCTCATCGATCTCGATGCGCCCGTCGTCCGCTACCTGCCGCGGTTCGCCGAGTCAGCGGCCGCCTACAGCGCGGCGGCCGGCACGACGCCGGACAGCGCGGCCACTCGCGAGACGCCGGATGCCATGGCGGTCCTCGACCGCCGGCGTGTCACCGTGCGCATGCTGCTCGATCACACGAGCGGGCTCCCGGCCTACGTCCCGTTCTATCGCCGTGCGCACACGGCGGCCGGGGCCATCGATCTCCTCTACGCCGAGCCGCTGGTCCGTGCGCCGGGCGATTCCGCCGAGTACAGCGATCTCAACGCCATGGTGCTGGGCCTCCTCATCGAGAAAGTGAGCGGTCGCCCGCTCGACCGCGCTGCCGCCGAGGAGGTTTTCCGGCCGCTGCGTCTCGACCGCACGATGTTCCGGCCACCTGCAGCGCTCCGCTCGTGGGTCGCGCCGAGCGCGATGTACCACGGCCGGCCCGTCCGCGAGGCGAACGATCAGAACGCCGTGCGCTTGGGCGGTGTCGCGGGGCACGCCGGGCTCTTCTCCACCGGCCGCGATCTTGCGCGCTACGCGCAGGTCTGGCTCAGGGAAGGCGTCGGACCGGACGGCCCCTGGGTAACGGCCGAGACGATTCGGCAATTTCTCACACCCGCTCCGCACAGCGGTACCCGGCTCCTCGGGTGGGACACCCGCGACCCGACGACGACGGCGGCCGATCCCAGCGTGTTCGGCAACCTCATCGGCGCGGGCGCGTACGGGCACACAGGCTGGACCGGCACCGAGTTGTGGATTGATCCGGCGCGCGATCTCTTCCTCGTCCTTCTCACCAACCGGAGCTTCGACCCGCGCACGCGCCGCTCGATCGAAAAGCTCAAGCTGGTCCGCGCGGAGGTTTCCGATGCCGTGCTGCGGCTGGCACCGGCCGACTAGGTTATGATACGGGCAGGATGAGAGGAGCGACCGTATGCTGACCGCCGACACCGTGCGCAAGGCGATCCGGGCCGTGAAGGATCCCGAGCTGAACCTCAACATCATCGATCTGGGCCTCGTGTACGGCATCGACGTGAGCGAGGAGGGCGACGTGCAGGTGCGGATGACGCTCACCTCGCCTGGCTGCCCGGCCGGTGCCGAAATCATCGAGGGCGTGCGTGAGGTAGTGGGCGATCTCGAGGGCGCGCGCGGTGTCGATGTGGAGCTGGTCTGGGAGCCTTACTGGACCCCCGAACGTATGGACCCGCGCGTGAGGGCCTTTCTCGGACACTGACCAGCTGCGGCGCAGCGTCTACCCGGCAATCGCCGCGAGCAATGCCGCGCCGAGTACCTCGGCCTGCCAACGTGGGATGCCGGGGGTCCCGCCCAACTCCTCGAGGGTCGTCGGCGCCGCGCGGGCGATGGCCTCCAGCGTTGCATTGGGGCAGAGCACGCCCGGCGCCAGATCGAGGCGCCGGGCTTCTTCGTTGCGCGCCGCCTTGAGCCGCTCCACCCGGGCCTCATACGCCGGATCGGGCACGCGGCGGGGGCCGCGCTCCACGCGGGGAAGCTCCGATTCCGGCAGCGCCAGCGCGCGCTGCACCGCCGCCAACACCTCCCGCCCACGGCGCTCCACCAGCTCGGGCCCCACCCCCCTGATCGCGCGGAGCGCGCCGAGTTCGGCCGGCTGGACCCTGGCGATCTCGAGCAACGGCTCGTTGTTGAGGATCCGGAACGCGGCGCGGTCGCTGCGCTGCGCGGTCTCGTCGCGCCAGCGGTACACCTCGCGCAACACCGCGAGCGCCCGGCC from Gemmatimonadales bacterium carries:
- a CDS encoding serine hydrolase domain-containing protein; its protein translation is MRLPRSALPLGLAASLLVPSIAHAQQLREVDAAVRRGISKGLYPGAVVVIGRRDTVLYARGYGHVTWSAKSRVPDPDSTLWDLASLTKVVATTGAVMRLVDAGLIDLDAPVVRYLPRFAESAAAYSAAAGTTPDSAATRETPDAMAVLDRRRVTVRMLLDHTSGLPAYVPFYRRAHTAAGAIDLLYAEPLVRAPGDSAEYSDLNAMVLGLLIEKVSGRPLDRAAAEEVFRPLRLDRTMFRPPAALRSWVAPSAMYHGRPVREANDQNAVRLGGVAGHAGLFSTGRDLARYAQVWLREGVGPDGPWVTAETIRQFLTPAPHSGTRLLGWDTRDPTTTAADPSVFGNLIGAGAYGHTGWTGTELWIDPARDLFLVLLTNRSFDPRTRRSIEKLKLVRAEVSDAVLRLAPAD
- a CDS encoding iron-sulfur cluster assembly protein, which codes for MLTADTVRKAIRAVKDPELNLNIIDLGLVYGIDVSEEGDVQVRMTLTSPGCPAGAEIIEGVREVVGDLEGARGVDVELVWEPYWTPERMDPRVRAFLGH